One segment of Bacteroidales bacterium DNA contains the following:
- a CDS encoding T9SS type A sorting domain-containing protein: MRSLDHGMTWDTSLTLNQNSVINAILPVSENEIYAAGTSYTSFDAGVFVSHNLGESWEYIGLLRYNIQALGYNADHELFAGCYYDGLLKTADSGMTWETVFPHRDVLSIVIDFDEMYVGCGKQSYLNGGIFYSSDNGLTWEDHTYNITNKDVKKIVLTEDQYFYSLSRFSTAYGPPFYRSADPVLTPENSLPPDLNISVYPNPASDFLNISMSPALIKSGKLKFSIYDQTGHMVKSDSTFISPDPQTLTADITNLTPGIYYLKIIIGQSKYLHKFIVL; encoded by the coding sequence ATGCGTTCCCTCGATCATGGCATGACATGGGACACCTCTTTAACACTTAATCAAAATTCCGTTATCAATGCCATATTACCAGTTTCAGAAAATGAAATCTATGCAGCCGGAACTAGTTATACTTCTTTTGACGCGGGGGTTTTTGTGTCTCATAATTTAGGTGAATCCTGGGAATATATCGGATTATTAAGATATAATATTCAGGCCCTGGGTTACAACGCGGATCATGAATTGTTTGCCGGCTGTTATTATGATGGTTTGTTAAAGACTGCAGATTCGGGAATGACCTGGGAAACTGTATTTCCTCACAGAGATGTGCTTTCTATTGTTATTGACTTTGATGAAATGTACGTTGGGTGTGGAAAGCAAAGCTATCTTAACGGTGGTATTTTTTATTCCTCCGATAATGGCCTGACATGGGAAGATCATACCTATAATATAACAAATAAAGATGTGAAAAAGATTGTTTTAACTGAAGATCAATATTTTTATTCTTTATCAAGATTTAGTACAGCATACGGTCCTCCATTTTACAGATCCGCAGATCCTGTATTAACCCCTGAAAATAGCTTGCCACCGGATTTAAATATAAGTGTTTATCCCAATCCGGCATCAGATTTTTTAAATATTAGCATGTCTCCAGCATTGATAAAAAGTGGAAAATTGAAATTTTCGATATACGATCAAACAGGGCATATGGTAAAAAGTGATTCTACATTCATATCTCCTGACCCTCAAACATTAACTGCGGATATAACCAATCTTACTCCCGGAATATACTATCTCAAAATCATCATAGGTCAATCTAAGTATTTGCACAAGTTTATAGTTCTATAA
- a CDS encoding sulfide/dihydroorotate dehydrogenase-like FAD/NAD-binding protein has translation MFQIVRKQEMAKGTIIRFDLNAPKIAAKVKAGQFVIVRVNETGERIPLTVADKDEFAGTITIIFQVVGKTTALMRSLKEGDMIRDVVGPLGRPAEVENIGTVVMIGGGTGVAILHHVTKAFKEAGNYVISIMGARDKELIILEREMAQISDELVITTDDGSYGERGFVTDPLKKYLGERYDIKMVYAIGPIIMMKNIVKLTKQYNVKTMVSLNPVMIDGTGMCGGCRVKVNDETMFCCVDGPDFDGFQVDFDELINRNSLYLKEEKDSLLFSIR, from the coding sequence ATGTTTCAAATAGTACGTAAGCAAGAAATGGCCAAGGGGACGATCATCCGGTTCGACCTGAACGCCCCGAAAATTGCCGCCAAGGTCAAAGCCGGGCAGTTCGTGATCGTCCGGGTGAATGAAACCGGTGAGCGGATACCCCTCACGGTTGCAGATAAAGATGAATTTGCCGGGACTATTACCATTATTTTTCAGGTGGTTGGGAAAACCACTGCTCTTATGCGCTCCCTCAAAGAAGGAGACATGATCAGGGATGTCGTCGGTCCTTTAGGCAGACCGGCTGAAGTCGAGAACATCGGCACGGTCGTCATGATCGGCGGTGGAACGGGCGTGGCCATCCTTCATCATGTCACCAAAGCTTTCAAAGAGGCCGGAAACTATGTGATCAGCATCATGGGCGCCCGCGACAAGGAGCTGATCATCCTGGAACGTGAAATGGCCCAGATCAGCGATGAGCTTGTGATCACCACAGATGACGGAAGCTATGGCGAACGCGGCTTTGTGACTGATCCGCTGAAAAAATACCTCGGTGAGCGTTACGACATCAAGATGGTCTATGCCATCGGGCCTATCATCATGATGAAGAATATCGTGAAGCTCACTAAACAATATAATGTCAAGACGATGGTCAGCCTGAACCCTGTCATGATCGACGGAACAGGCATGTGTGGCGGATGCCGCGTTAAGGTTAACGACGAGACCATGTTCTGCTGTGTCGACGGCCCCGATTTCGATGGTTTCCAGGTTGATTTCGACGAACTGATCAACCGCAATTCATTGTATCTTAAAGAAGAGAAGGATTCGCTTTTGTTCTCGATACGATAG
- a CDS encoding class I tRNA ligase family protein — protein MYELMSLRLKCPLCGHSLMDQEQLIDNVPGIHLNIECRGQKGDIWLSSIYGSYNYKSTIDLPRNEIAVFHCPECHEQITSKTECMTCGAEMAPFYLDMGGKVSICSRSGCKNHFVEFEDLSIALRKFYQEYGYNGQHTQQPREVRPPDPEQIKRDEAKEIIETGTFLHTYCPYCRKSLIDGDMLKLKIRNGEEGTLILSPYLNVFSSKSTVFLPEDRVVGDLSCPHCDHSLILHDKTCDKCGSPVAKISVGARTKLIDFFICTKKGCKWHGLSENDLYEIRLENSLEW, from the coding sequence ATGTACGAACTCATGTCACTCCGTCTGAAATGCCCATTATGCGGGCATTCACTCATGGACCAGGAACAGCTTATCGACAATGTGCCCGGTATCCATCTGAATATCGAATGTCGCGGACAAAAAGGCGACATCTGGCTTAGTTCCATTTATGGGAGCTATAACTACAAGTCCACCATCGATCTGCCCAGGAACGAGATCGCTGTTTTCCACTGCCCGGAATGTCATGAGCAGATCACCTCAAAGACTGAATGCATGACCTGCGGTGCAGAGATGGCCCCGTTCTACCTCGATATGGGCGGAAAGGTGAGCATCTGCTCCCGAAGCGGCTGTAAAAACCACTTTGTCGAGTTTGAAGACCTGTCGATCGCATTGCGGAAATTTTACCAGGAATACGGCTATAATGGACAACATACACAGCAACCCCGTGAAGTACGGCCTCCTGATCCGGAGCAAATCAAGAGAGACGAAGCTAAAGAGATCATCGAAACTGGAACTTTCCTGCACACCTATTGCCCTTATTGCCGGAAAAGCCTGATAGATGGGGATATGTTGAAACTCAAGATCCGCAACGGCGAAGAAGGCACCCTCATTCTGAGTCCATACCTGAATGTTTTCTCTTCAAAATCAACGGTATTTCTTCCTGAAGATAGGGTAGTCGGCGATTTGAGCTGCCCGCATTGCGACCATAGCCTGATCCTTCATGATAAAACCTGCGATAAATGCGGATCGCCGGTAGCAAAGATATCCGTGGGCGCCAGGACCAAACTGATCGACTTTTTTATCTGTACGAAAAAAGGATGCAAATGGCATGGCCTCAGTGAAAACGACCTCTATGAGATCAGGCTGGAGAATAGCTTGGAATGGTGA
- a CDS encoding Ig-like domain-containing protein: MKKGLLTSLGCFLFTLSFSQNNPPVAVDDTVEVISQVPFIIDVLANDYDPDGDGISIDHWTSPLFGVADTVNGKIRFKSKNFTEDTHFRYWIIDNGTPPMVSSSSAWVQIYVLPNPDVPVANPDTFELLELVPVQLDLLANDTDPNDYELEIYEVYSESHCDVTISEDSLSVTVIPRFTSYMEADFTYTARERNSAESYISNQTEVYIKILPNPDIPILVPDTAFTTGGISVSIPIMENDYDLQGDPFEILDYSQTTEGDVVQAGNNLVFTPDVSFKGTSVFQYRVYQTANPYIYSKHANVSVEVSKNPDCPVGVTDHAAGMAFSPITIDVLANDYDINGDPLEIWDIESEGTCNISGNQIIYTSDPLASAHDSLFYRVRQSNNSNYYSEWTPVYIDLSINPILPVAVKDNVSARSFFPVIISPLNNDIGNTADTLRIISVKHTLKGNAEIISDSLITYQAFTNVANTDSIEYIIQDRHNEDLRAKGKIYIHVTDHHYYDSLVVNNINAGVNADGMLFANIGQLPGEGLHGDFHPHFKYPAGEETNTIFNSLIWIGGLSDQDSLHFAGERYRQMGVDFQPGPVADLYDSIYAFKFWKLWKLNKTDIDYHRNNWWKEGYQPIEDISSWPGNGDVLSGQAAQLAPYFDFNLDGNYNPLVGDYPLIRGDATIFFMMNDDKIHTESKGGKLRVEIHGMVYGFDEPADSALYNTVFVHYDLINRSDEIYGETYIGIFTDFDIGYPWDDYVGSEVTRASYYGYNGTDFDYDITSYDNPNPGYGDFPPAQSVTVLAGPFMDADGTDNPSGGCDFSVNGLNFGNGFTDDERLGLTGFMPPPNLNGDPVIAPEQYNCLKSIFADNSKLQFGGTGHFPTAAGPECRFMFPGDSDPFNWGTYCVPPNPPYNQDGFYWTDSAEQNQPGDRRGTGAMGPFTFAPGQVQEIELAYCAANGWDGPVSSLVQLMKNIDSLRSRVNNGEIIVPNASLGVNEKKVPPGLLKVFPNPASTDITIQVPGIIPSGTEYIICNVLGDVAASGGTTSSQQFTVNISGLKPGFYLVRIKSNKGAFSSKFIKY; the protein is encoded by the coding sequence ATGAAAAAAGGCCTACTCACTTCTCTGGGTTGTTTTCTTTTTACTCTTTCTTTCTCACAGAATAATCCGCCTGTCGCTGTTGATGATACAGTTGAGGTAATTTCCCAGGTTCCGTTCATCATCGATGTTTTGGCGAATGATTATGATCCCGATGGGGATGGAATATCAATTGATCACTGGACTAGTCCTCTTTTTGGTGTTGCTGATACAGTTAACGGGAAAATTCGGTTTAAGTCGAAAAATTTTACAGAAGATACTCATTTTCGCTATTGGATCATAGATAATGGAACACCTCCCATGGTTTCTTCTTCATCAGCGTGGGTTCAGATTTATGTCTTGCCAAACCCGGATGTTCCGGTTGCAAATCCCGACACGTTTGAATTGCTTGAGCTCGTTCCGGTACAGCTGGATTTACTGGCTAATGATACAGACCCCAATGATTATGAACTGGAAATCTATGAAGTTTATTCCGAATCCCATTGCGATGTAACCATAAGTGAAGACTCGTTGTCTGTGACCGTTATTCCCAGGTTCACTTCCTACATGGAGGCGGATTTCACATATACAGCCAGGGAAAGAAACAGTGCGGAATCGTATATATCAAACCAGACAGAAGTTTACATTAAAATCCTCCCTAATCCTGATATACCAATCCTGGTGCCGGATACAGCTTTTACGACCGGGGGGATCAGTGTCTCAATTCCGATCATGGAGAACGATTATGACTTGCAGGGAGATCCTTTTGAAATCCTGGATTACTCGCAAACTACGGAAGGAGACGTTGTGCAGGCCGGGAATAATTTGGTTTTCACACCCGATGTATCGTTCAAAGGCACCAGTGTTTTCCAGTACAGGGTTTACCAGACAGCCAATCCATATATTTATTCAAAACATGCAAATGTGAGTGTCGAAGTGTCCAAAAATCCCGATTGCCCGGTTGGGGTAACTGATCATGCAGCCGGCATGGCTTTTTCGCCAATTACAATTGATGTTCTTGCAAATGATTATGATATAAACGGTGACCCACTTGAAATCTGGGATATTGAATCAGAAGGTACATGCAATATTTCAGGGAACCAGATCATCTATACTTCCGATCCCCTTGCGTCTGCTCATGATTCGCTGTTTTATCGGGTCAGGCAATCTAATAACAGCAATTATTATTCTGAATGGACACCCGTTTATATTGACCTTTCAATAAATCCTATTCTACCCGTAGCAGTAAAGGATAATGTTTCAGCCCGTTCGTTTTTTCCTGTTATCATTTCGCCACTAAATAATGATATCGGGAATACCGCCGATACTTTGCGAATTATATCTGTGAAACACACATTAAAAGGCAATGCTGAAATAATATCAGACAGCCTGATAACTTACCAGGCATTTACGAATGTGGCAAATACGGATTCTATCGAATACATCATTCAGGACCGGCACAATGAGGATTTGAGGGCAAAAGGAAAGATTTATATCCATGTAACCGATCATCACTATTACGATTCATTGGTTGTAAACAACATCAATGCAGGTGTAAATGCCGATGGGATGCTTTTTGCCAATATCGGACAGTTACCAGGGGAAGGATTACACGGTGATTTTCACCCCCATTTCAAATACCCTGCGGGAGAAGAAACAAATACAATTTTCAACAGTCTTATATGGATCGGTGGACTTTCTGATCAGGACAGCCTTCATTTTGCAGGGGAGCGTTACAGGCAGATGGGAGTAGATTTTCAACCCGGCCCGGTTGCGGATCTTTATGATTCAATTTATGCCTTCAAATTCTGGAAATTATGGAAGCTGAATAAGACTGATATCGATTATCACCGCAATAACTGGTGGAAAGAGGGTTACCAACCTATTGAGGACATTTCTTCCTGGCCGGGAAATGGAGATGTATTGTCAGGACAAGCCGCTCAATTGGCGCCTTATTTTGATTTCAACCTTGATGGGAATTATAATCCCCTGGTGGGTGACTATCCCCTGATCCGTGGTGATGCGACAATATTCTTCATGATGAACGATGATAAAATTCATACCGAATCCAAAGGGGGAAAACTCAGGGTTGAAATTCACGGAATGGTATATGGTTTTGATGAACCCGCTGATAGTGCGCTTTATAATACAGTTTTTGTTCATTATGATTTGATCAACAGGTCAGATGAAATCTACGGGGAAACTTATATTGGCATATTTACGGATTTCGATATCGGATATCCATGGGACGATTACGTTGGTTCAGAAGTAACAAGAGCATCTTATTATGGCTATAACGGGACGGATTTTGATTATGATATAACAAGCTATGATAATCCCAACCCGGGTTACGGTGATTTTCCACCGGCGCAATCTGTAACTGTGCTTGCAGGTCCGTTCATGGATGCAGACGGAACAGATAACCCATCAGGAGGCTGTGATTTCAGTGTCAACGGGTTGAATTTCGGGAATGGATTTACAGATGATGAAAGGCTCGGCCTGACCGGTTTTATGCCCCCTCCAAACCTGAATGGAGACCCGGTTATAGCACCTGAACAATATAACTGCTTGAAAAGTATTTTTGCTGACAACAGCAAGCTCCAGTTTGGTGGAACCGGACACTTTCCCACCGCAGCCGGGCCGGAATGCAGATTTATGTTCCCGGGGGATTCAGACCCTTTCAATTGGGGTACTTATTGCGTTCCACCTAATCCTCCATATAACCAGGATGGATTTTACTGGACCGACAGCGCCGAACAAAATCAACCAGGCGACAGAAGAGGAACAGGTGCGATGGGCCCATTCACCTTCGCACCCGGCCAGGTACAGGAAATCGAGCTGGCGTATTGCGCAGCCAACGGCTGGGATGGACCGGTATCATCCCTGGTCCAGTTAATGAAGAATATTGATTCGCTAAGAAGCAGGGTGAACAATGGTGAAATCATCGTGCCCAATGCTTCCCTTGGCGTCAATGAAAAGAAAGTGCCGCCAGGCTTGCTTAAAGTTTTCCCTAATCCTGCCAGTACTGACATTACAATCCAGGTACCCGGGATAATTCCCTCAGGGACAGAATATATTATTTGTAATGTTTTAGGAGATGTTGCGGCATCAGGCGGAACTACATCAAGTCAGCAGTTTACGGTAAATATCAGCGGTTTAAAACCGGGTTTTTATTTAGTCAGGATAAAGTCAAATAAAGGGGCTTTTTCTTCAAAATTCATTAAATACTAA
- a CDS encoding pyruvate, phosphate dikinase — protein MKENSGTNGNNYQQLKAENIERLKELAAINRTTQIIKEAKSVEETLRQICTIIPPAWQYPQFTAARIMFEGKEYASMEFKSTKWVQRQKFETIDNKVGYIEVYYLRKFPDLDEGPFLLEERHLIENLANMITGYINSLLAKTVIKPRTPGAGAVTGEVPQPVITSRQLLQRFINKTNQDRDIYHDLMPFKVKEILLVANLYDAYSIEKEGRFSEHVLGEYHTMNLTSIPRITGVSNIDEAMELLRTRHFDLIIMMMGADKQTPFGLSCEVKRIYPYIPVFLLLNNNADIALISEEKNALQHIDKVFIWNGESSVFFAMIKHVEDKINVENDTEYGMVRVILLVEDSAKYYSRYLPMLYQIVLEQTKRIIDDVSTDELYKILRLRARPKILMASTYEEAVAVMEKFRDYLLCLITDVKFQRDGKPDEHAGLDLVEFVRKSHKDLPIIIQSSDEENAKLAYQLQCTFINKNSETLSQDFRSFITHFLGFGNFVYRNEEGAKIAEARSLKEFEKLLRTIPDESLLYHARRDHFSLWLMARGEILAAKILNPHKVTDFENAVTIREYLIDVIGRFRNEQNQGKIIPFEESALTDESNIVSLMDGYLGGKGRGLAFVNTLIYNFDFSQQIPNIKILAPKTSVIGTEEFEYFMDRNHLRDFVAITTDYEVIKKRFMDSKLTDTLVKRMKILLTKITKPIAVRSSGLFEDSLMQPFAGIFETYLLPNCHPDINVRLKQALDAIKLVFASIYSPAARGYIEAVHYKIEEEKMAVVIQEVAGRQYGNYFYPHISGVAQSYNFYPYAHMQPEEGFAVMAVGLGKTVVDGEKAYRFSPKYPSTEISTPKDQSQNTQVEFYAVDLNKQDINLLEGDTAGLAKLDVYEAEMHGNLKHCASVYDADNLAIIPGITHPGPRIINFANILKYNYIPLAQAIEVVLDVVKEAMGSPVEIEFAVDLTKDKQNRASFYLLQIKPLIGSATDYNINIDKIPKDKILLYAEKSMGNGIIENINDVIFVDIDVFDKGETVQMTYEIEKLNKMFAAENKKYLLIGPGRWGTRDQWIGIPVNWAQISRARVIIETSLEGYPLDASSGSHFFHNVVSMNVGYFSIQPEMSKSFIRWDILKKQKVVNQTKYFRHIRFDEPLTVSMDGKKRISVVTWGD, from the coding sequence ATGAAAGAAAACTCCGGAACAAACGGCAATAACTACCAGCAGCTCAAGGCAGAAAACATCGAACGGTTGAAAGAGCTGGCAGCCATTAACCGTACTACTCAAATTATCAAGGAAGCCAAGTCCGTCGAAGAAACGCTCCGCCAGATCTGTACGATCATACCGCCTGCCTGGCAATACCCGCAGTTCACGGCAGCACGTATTATGTTCGAGGGCAAGGAATATGCCAGTATGGAGTTTAAGTCGACTAAATGGGTCCAGCGCCAGAAGTTTGAAACCATCGATAACAAGGTTGGCTACATTGAAGTTTATTACCTGCGTAAATTCCCTGACCTGGATGAAGGCCCTTTCCTGCTGGAAGAACGGCACCTGATCGAGAACCTGGCCAATATGATCACGGGATATATCAACAGCCTCCTGGCGAAAACCGTTATAAAACCCAGGACTCCCGGGGCAGGAGCCGTAACAGGGGAAGTCCCTCAGCCGGTCATTACCAGCCGGCAGTTGCTGCAACGATTTATCAATAAAACTAACCAGGACAGGGATATTTATCATGACCTGATGCCGTTCAAAGTGAAGGAGATCCTGCTTGTCGCCAATTTATACGACGCCTACAGCATTGAAAAGGAGGGACGATTTTCGGAACATGTGCTGGGGGAATACCATACGATGAATTTAACTTCGATCCCAAGGATTACGGGCGTATCGAACATTGATGAGGCTATGGAACTTTTACGCACCAGGCATTTTGACCTGATCATCATGATGATGGGAGCGGATAAGCAAACCCCCTTCGGCCTGAGCTGCGAAGTAAAACGGATTTATCCCTATATCCCTGTCTTTCTCCTGCTGAACAACAATGCCGACATTGCCCTGATCTCCGAGGAGAAAAACGCCCTGCAACATATCGATAAAGTTTTTATCTGGAATGGCGAATCTTCGGTGTTTTTTGCTATGATCAAGCATGTCGAGGATAAGATCAATGTGGAGAATGATACTGAATACGGCATGGTAAGGGTGATTTTACTGGTTGAAGATTCGGCAAAATATTATTCCCGCTATCTTCCAATGCTGTATCAAATTGTGCTGGAACAAACCAAGCGGATCATTGATGATGTCAGCACGGATGAGCTTTATAAGATTTTAAGGCTGCGGGCAAGGCCAAAGATCCTTATGGCTTCCACTTATGAAGAGGCGGTTGCGGTTATGGAAAAATTCCGGGATTATCTGCTCTGCCTGATCACCGATGTTAAATTTCAACGGGACGGTAAACCGGATGAGCACGCTGGATTAGACCTGGTTGAATTTGTGCGGAAGTCGCATAAAGACCTTCCGATCATCATTCAATCATCCGATGAAGAAAACGCCAAACTGGCCTACCAGTTGCAGTGTACCTTTATCAACAAAAACTCAGAGACCTTAAGTCAGGATTTCAGGAGTTTCATTACACACTTCCTGGGTTTTGGCAATTTTGTTTACCGGAACGAGGAGGGAGCTAAAATTGCCGAGGCGCGTTCACTCAAAGAATTTGAAAAACTGCTGAGAACTATTCCTGACGAGTCATTGCTATATCATGCCCGCAGGGACCATTTCTCGCTCTGGCTGATGGCCAGGGGTGAGATACTGGCTGCCAAGATACTCAACCCGCACAAGGTCACCGATTTCGAAAATGCTGTCACTATCCGCGAATACCTCATCGATGTTATCGGAAGGTTTCGCAATGAGCAGAACCAGGGTAAGATCATTCCTTTTGAAGAGTCGGCCCTCACAGATGAATCCAACATTGTCAGCCTGATGGATGGTTATTTGGGGGGAAAAGGACGGGGCCTTGCATTTGTCAATACACTCATTTACAATTTCGATTTTTCCCAGCAAATTCCGAATATTAAAATCCTTGCTCCTAAAACCTCAGTCATCGGAACCGAGGAATTCGAATATTTCATGGACCGCAACCACCTGAGGGATTTTGTAGCCATTACCACAGACTATGAAGTGATCAAAAAGCGCTTTATGGATTCAAAGCTGACCGATACGCTGGTTAAGCGGATGAAAATCCTACTGACGAAAATCACCAAACCAATTGCTGTCCGATCTTCAGGCTTGTTCGAGGATTCACTGATGCAGCCCTTCGCCGGCATTTTTGAGACGTACCTTCTGCCCAACTGCCATCCTGATATCAACGTACGCCTGAAGCAGGCGCTTGATGCCATCAAGCTTGTTTTCGCGTCAATTTATTCACCGGCGGCCCGTGGCTATATCGAGGCGGTTCACTACAAGATCGAGGAAGAAAAAATGGCCGTAGTGATCCAGGAAGTTGCCGGCAGGCAGTACGGGAATTATTTTTACCCGCATATCAGCGGTGTAGCCCAATCCTATAATTTTTATCCTTACGCGCACATGCAACCGGAAGAAGGTTTTGCGGTAATGGCCGTGGGGTTGGGAAAGACTGTTGTTGACGGGGAGAAAGCCTACCGTTTTTCACCTAAGTATCCTTCTACCGAGATCAGTACACCTAAAGATCAGTCGCAGAATACACAGGTTGAATTTTACGCGGTGGACCTGAATAAACAGGATATTAACCTGTTGGAAGGGGATACGGCCGGCTTAGCCAAGCTCGATGTTTACGAAGCGGAAATGCACGGAAACCTGAAACATTGCGCTTCGGTCTATGATGCCGATAACCTGGCTATCATTCCCGGGATCACCCATCCTGGACCGCGTATCATCAATTTTGCCAACATCCTCAAGTACAATTATATTCCACTGGCGCAGGCCATCGAAGTAGTGCTGGATGTGGTCAAAGAGGCTATGGGCTCGCCTGTCGAGATTGAATTTGCCGTTGACCTGACCAAGGACAAACAGAACCGGGCATCATTTTACCTGCTGCAAATCAAGCCGCTGATCGGCAGTGCAACGGATTATAATATTAACATCGACAAGATACCGAAAGATAAGATCCTCCTCTATGCCGAAAAGAGCATGGGTAATGGCATCATCGAGAATATCAATGATGTCATATTTGTCGACATCGATGTATTCGATAAAGGCGAAACGGTTCAGATGACTTATGAGATCGAGAAGCTGAACAAAATGTTTGCCGCTGAGAACAAGAAATATTTACTGATTGGTCCCGGCCGCTGGGGCACACGCGACCAATGGATCGGAATACCGGTGAACTGGGCCCAGATTTCGCGTGCCCGTGTAATTATCGAAACCAGCCTCGAGGGCTATCCGCTGGATGCCTCCTCGGGATCTCATTTCTTCCATAATGTCGTATCGATGAACGTGGGTTATTTCAGTATACAGCCCGAGATGTCGAAGAGTTTTATCCGGTGGGATATACTGAAAAAACAAAAGGTGGTGAACCAGACGAAATATTTCCGCCATATCCGTTTCGACGAGCCGCTAACCGTCAGCATGGACGGCAAGAAACGGATCTCTGTGGTGACGTGGGGAGATTAA
- a CDS encoding four helix bundle protein, which translates to MTIDNLEIYNLSIGIGENVWGIVMKWDHFSKDTIGKQLVRSADSVVTINH; encoded by the coding sequence ATGACAATTGACAATTTGGAGATTTATAATCTCTCCATCGGGATTGGAGAAAATGTATGGGGGATAGTTATGAAATGGGATCATTTCTCAAAAGATACTATTGGTAAGCAATTAGTCCGTTCGGCTGATTCAGTGGTAACCATTAACCATTAA
- the gdhA gene encoding NADP-specific glutamate dehydrogenase codes for MANNYENLVNEFMAKIIAKNPGEKEFHQAVREVAESVVPFIEENPKYKVAKILERMAEPERTILFRVPWVDDKGEIQINKGYRIEMNSAIGPYKGGLRLHPTVNLGILKFLAFEQVLKNSLTTLPMGGGKGGSDFDPKGKSDMEVMRFCQSFMTELQRHIGPDTDVPAGDIGVGGREIGFLFGQYKRLRNEFTGVLTGKGLEWGGSLIRPEATGYGNVYFAEEMLKTRGDSMKGKICTISGSGNVAQYATEKATMLGAKVVTLSDSNGFIHDPDGITPEKLQFMMHLKNVKRGRIQEYAQKYGCAYHEGKRPWMIKCDVALPCATQNEVDGNDAKTLVKNGCFVVSEGANMPSTPEAVEVFQKARILFAPGKAANAGGVATSGLEMSQNSMRLSWSREEVDSRLHTIMINIHANCVKWGKGNDGYIDYVKGANIGGFVKVADAMLAHGVV; via the coding sequence ATGGCAAATAACTATGAAAACCTGGTCAATGAGTTTATGGCAAAGATCATTGCCAAAAATCCGGGTGAAAAAGAGTTCCATCAGGCTGTGAGGGAAGTGGCCGAATCAGTGGTCCCCTTTATAGAAGAAAATCCCAAGTACAAAGTCGCCAAGATTCTTGAAAGAATGGCCGAACCGGAAAGAACGATCCTTTTCCGTGTGCCGTGGGTTGATGATAAAGGCGAAATCCAGATCAACAAAGGTTACCGCATTGAAATGAACAGTGCGATTGGTCCTTACAAAGGTGGTCTTAGGTTACACCCGACTGTGAACCTGGGTATCCTGAAATTCCTTGCCTTTGAACAGGTACTTAAAAACAGTCTCACTACTTTGCCGATGGGCGGAGGAAAAGGTGGCTCTGATTTCGATCCGAAAGGCAAATCAGACATGGAAGTGATGCGTTTCTGCCAGAGTTTTATGACTGAACTGCAGCGTCATATCGGGCCTGACACAGATGTGCCGGCAGGCGATATCGGCGTTGGTGGTCGTGAGATTGGCTTCCTTTTCGGCCAATATAAAAGACTGAGAAATGAATTCACAGGCGTATTGACCGGAAAAGGCCTGGAATGGGGCGGTAGCCTTATCCGTCCGGAAGCTACCGGTTACGGTAATGTTTATTTTGCTGAAGAAATGCTGAAGACCCGCGGTGATTCCATGAAAGGAAAGATCTGTACGATCTCCGGATCAGGTAACGTGGCCCAGTATGCTACCGAAAAAGCAACCATGCTCGGAGCAAAGGTCGTTACACTATCTGATTCCAACGGTTTCATTCATGACCCGGATGGCATTACCCCTGAGAAACTGCAGTTCATGATGCACCTGAAGAATGTCAAACGCGGACGTATCCAGGAATATGCGCAGAAATACGGTTGTGCTTATCATGAAGGCAAACGCCCGTGGATGATCAAATGCGATGTTGCACTTCCTTGCGCTACCCAGAATGAAGTTGATGGAAACGACGCCAAAACGCTTGTCAAAAATGGTTGCTTCGTTGTTTCAGAAGGTGCCAACATGCCTTCCACACCGGAAGCCGTTGAAGTTTTCCAGAAAGCCCGTATACTTTTCGCCCCTGGCAAAGCTGCCAATGCTGGCGGTGTTGCAACTTCAGGCCTCGAAATGAGCCAGAATTCCATGCGCCTGTCATGGTCACGTGAAGAGGTGGATTCCCGCCTGCATACCATCATGATCAATATCCATGCTAATTGCGTGAAATGGGGCAAGGGAAATGACGGTTATATAGACTATGTGAAGGGTGCTAATATCGGTGGTTTTGTGAAAGTCGCCGATGCAATGCTTGCTCACGGAGTAGTTTAA